In one window of Rhinoderma darwinii isolate aRhiDar2 chromosome 7, aRhiDar2.hap1, whole genome shotgun sequence DNA:
- the YIPF1 gene encoding protein YIPF1: METGNDFKFQEFDDATNLLAANPDATTVSIGDPDETVGTQQGHRSREEEDDLLGNEDSDKTELLAGPKKIAPFWTFEYYQTFFDVDTYQVLDRIKGSVLPIPGRNFVRLYVRSNPDLFGPIWICATLIFTITISGNLSNFLLHRGEPQYHYVPEFRKVSIAATAIYAYAWLVPLALWGFLSWRHSKVMSMVSYSFLEIVCVYGYSLFIYIPTSILWIVHSEILRWVLMSLAMCLSGAVLMLTFWPAVREDNRKVAISTLVAIMILHVLLGIGCGQYFFDQPESDHVQHTVTSIINMTKGTPQSR, translated from the exons ATGGAGACTGGAAATGACTTCAAGTTTCAAG aatTTGATGATGCGACTAATCTATTAGCTGCAAATCCTGATGCCACTACTGTGAGTATCGGTGACCCAGATGAGACTGTGGGTACCCAGCAAGGGCACAGATCTAGAGAAGAAGAAGATGACCTGTTAGGCAATGAAGATTCTGATAAAACAGAG CTGCTTGCAGGACCAAAGAAGATCGCTCCTTTCTGGACATTTGAATATTATCAGACATTTTTTGACGTTGACACATaccag GTTCTTGACAGGATAAAAGGCTCTGTTTTACCAATCCCAGGAAGGAACTTTGTAAGGTTGTATGTAAGAAGTAACCCAGATCTTTTTG GTCCCATCTGGATTTGTGCCACGCTGATTTTTACCATCACAATCAGTGGGAATTTATCCAATTTCTTGCTGCACAGGGGAGAACCTCAATACCACTATGTGCCAGAGTTCAGAAAAG tatCCATTGCTGCCACAGCCATCTATGCCTATGCCTGGTTGGTGCCGCTGGCTCTTTGGGGTTTCCTGTCATGGCGACATAGTAAAGTAATGAGCATGGTGTCCTACTCCTTCCTGGAGATTGTGTGTGTCTATGGCTACTCCCTCTTCATCTACATTCCCACTTCC ATATTGTGGATTGTCCATTCTGAGATCCTCCGCTGGGTCCTCATGTCTTTAGCCATGTGCTTGTCTGGAGCTGTTCTGATGCTGACGTTTTGGCCGGCTGTACGTGAGGATAATCGAAAAGTCGCCATCTCCACTCTTGTGGCCATCATGATTCTCCATGTGCTGCTAGGAATTGGTTGTGGG caaTATTTCTTCGATCAACCAGAAAGTGACCATGTACAACACACTGTGACATCTATTATTAATATGACCAAAGGGACACCACAGAGTCGCTAA